One segment of Paraburkholderia caribensis DNA contains the following:
- a CDS encoding PAS domain-containing protein translates to MQAAIDFEQLVHAIGDAVVISDPHGAITLWNPAAERIFGFTQEDALGQSLDLIIPERLRGRHWEGYEKTMATGQTRYGNDLLRVPSVHKDGRALSIAFTVALLYSPERELTGIVAVIRDETARFQEDRNLRKRIAELEARVGA, encoded by the coding sequence ATGCAAGCAGCCATCGATTTTGAGCAACTGGTGCACGCGATCGGCGACGCCGTCGTGATTTCGGACCCGCACGGCGCGATTACGCTGTGGAATCCCGCGGCCGAACGCATTTTCGGATTCACGCAGGAGGACGCGCTGGGTCAGTCGCTCGATCTGATTATTCCCGAGCGTTTGCGCGGGCGTCATTGGGAAGGCTATGAAAAGACCATGGCGACGGGACAGACGCGCTATGGCAACGATCTGCTTCGCGTGCCTTCTGTTCACAAGGACGGGCGCGCGCTGTCCATCGCTTTTACGGTTGCACTGTTGTATTCACCCGAGCGCGAATTGACGGGCATCGTCGCAGTGATCCGCGATGAAACCGCGCGCTTTCAGGAAGACCGCAATCTGCGCAAGCGCATCGCGGAACTTGAGGCGCGCGTTGGCGCCTGA